One window of the Candidatus Methylomirabilota bacterium genome contains the following:
- the dnaK gene encoding molecular chaperone DnaK: MAKVIGIDLGTTNSVVAVVEGGDPTVIPNQEGSRLTPSVAAFTKEGETLVGQVAKRQAITNPDNTVFSIKRFMGRRYDEVLQEIKLVPYKVVKAGSGDARVEVRGKVYSPQEISALILRKLKEAAEAYLGEKVTQAVITVPAYFNDSQRQATKEAGTIAGLEVLRIVNEPTAAALAYGLDKKKDETIAVYDLGGGTFDISILEIGEGVVEVKATNGDTHLGGDDFDQRVMDWIADEFKRENGIDLRKDRMALQRLKEAAEKAKCELSTTVQTEINLPFITADATGPKHLVLALTRAKLESLVADLIERSMVPCREAMRQAGVSNADIDEVILVGGQTRMPKVQDEVKKLFGKEPNKTVNPDEVVAVGAAVQAAVLTGEVKDLLLLDVTPLSLGIETLGGVMTRLIEANTTIPTKKSEVFTTASDSQPSVEVHVVQGERPLARDNRTLGRFHLDGLPPAPRGVPQIEVTFDIDANGIVNVSAKDKATGKQQNITITASSTLTKDDIERMKREAEANAVEDAKRREEIEVRNHADSLVYSTERTLREHGDKVSAEEKAAVEAALTDAREALKGSDLDRIKQTQDALTKASHKLAEAMYRAQAAGAAAPGAEGPTGPGEAGATADQSKGDVIDAEFKDLGGETNKK, from the coding sequence ATGGCGAAGGTGATCGGCATCGATCTGGGGACGACGAACTCGGTCGTGGCCGTCGTGGAGGGCGGAGATCCCACCGTCATTCCCAATCAGGAAGGAAGCCGACTGACCCCGTCGGTGGCGGCCTTCACGAAGGAGGGAGAGACCCTCGTCGGGCAGGTGGCCAAGCGGCAGGCTATCACCAACCCCGACAACACCGTCTTCTCTATCAAGCGCTTCATGGGGAGGCGCTACGACGAGGTCCTGCAGGAGATCAAGCTCGTGCCCTACAAGGTCGTCAAGGCCGGTAGCGGCGACGCGCGGGTCGAGGTCCGGGGCAAGGTCTACTCGCCGCAGGAGATCTCGGCGCTGATCCTCCGGAAGCTCAAGGAGGCCGCGGAGGCATATCTGGGCGAGAAGGTGACCCAGGCCGTGATCACGGTGCCGGCGTACTTCAACGACAGCCAGCGCCAGGCTACCAAAGAGGCGGGCACCATCGCCGGCCTCGAGGTCCTGCGCATCGTCAACGAGCCCACCGCGGCGGCCCTCGCCTACGGGCTCGACAAGAAGAAGGACGAGACGATCGCGGTGTACGACCTCGGCGGCGGAACCTTCGACATCTCGATTCTCGAGATTGGCGAGGGCGTGGTCGAGGTGAAGGCGACCAACGGCGACACGCATCTCGGTGGTGACGACTTCGACCAGCGAGTGATGGACTGGATCGCCGACGAGTTCAAGCGCGAGAACGGCATCGACCTGCGGAAGGACCGGATGGCGCTCCAGCGGCTGAAGGAGGCCGCCGAGAAGGCCAAGTGCGAGCTGTCGACCACGGTGCAGACGGAGATCAACCTGCCGTTCATCACCGCGGATGCGACGGGCCCCAAGCACCTTGTGCTCGCCCTCACCCGGGCCAAGCTCGAGTCGCTGGTGGCGGACCTCATCGAACGCAGCATGGTCCCCTGCCGGGAAGCGATGCGCCAGGCCGGCGTGTCGAACGCCGACATCGACGAGGTCATCCTGGTCGGTGGCCAGACGCGGATGCCGAAGGTGCAGGACGAGGTGAAGAAGCTCTTCGGGAAGGAGCCCAATAAGACCGTCAACCCCGACGAGGTGGTGGCGGTGGGCGCGGCGGTGCAGGCGGCGGTTCTCACCGGCGAGGTGAAGGATCTGCTCTTGCTGGACGTGACGCCGCTCTCGCTCGGTATCGAGACGCTCGGCGGGGTGATGACGCGCCTGATCGAGGCGAACACCACGATTCCGACCAAGAAGAGCGAGGTGTTCACGACGGCTTCCGACAGCCAGCCGTCGGTCGAGGTGCACGTGGTGCAGGGAGAGCGGCCGCTCGCGCGGGACAACCGTACGCTGGGCCGGTTTCACCTGGACGGGCTTCCGCCGGCGCCGCGAGGCGTCCCGCAGATCGAGGTGACGTTCGACATCGACGCCAACGGCATCGTGAATGTGTCCGCGAAGGACAAGGCCACGGGCAAGCAGCAGAACATCACGATCACGGCGTCGTCGACCCTGACCAAGGATGACATCGAGCGGATGAAGCGCGAGGCGGAGGCCAATGCGGTCGAGGATGCCAAGCGCCGCGAGGAGATCGAGGTCCGGAATCACGCGGACTCGCTGGTCTACTCCACTGAGCGAACCCTCCGTGAGCACGGCGACAAGGTGTCGGCTGAGGAGAAGGCCGCCGTCGAAGCGGCGCTCACCGATGCGCGCGAGGCGTTGAAGGGCAGCGATCTCGACCGGATCAAGCAGACGCAGGACGCGCTGACCAAGGCTTCCCACAAGCTGGCCGAAGCGATGTACCGCGCCCAGGCGGCGGGTGCCGCGGCGCCCGGCGCGGAGGGCCCCACCGGGCCCGGCGAAGCCGGCGCCACCGCCGACCAGTCGAAGGGTGACGTGATCGACGCTGAGTTCAAAGACCTCGGCGGCGAGACCAACAAGAAGTAA
- a CDS encoding J domain-containing protein, which produces MARDFYAVLGIGSAATAVQIRRAYQRLARRYSPDVNLWDREAQALFEEIQAAYRVLGDPSARVLYDHQGRAADRPAADSGPRRAGRRRGDDLHTPVELTFEQAAAGLTAELVVERLSACQACAARGTQPGAEPVRCAHCDGNGTVWTEGTPRPTECPACEGEGERVTAPCSACRGRGVAPLRTNLRVAIPAGMDTGSQIRLSGEGHAGPFGGPRGDLVVITRVHEDPVFTRKGDNLHAEVSVTIVEAMLGARIPVRALGGDVDLVLPPGTQSGQVLRIRGRGMPRLASEGRGDLYVTVAVEIPRGLDARTQELVRDLGRLLPGPATSERRTARA; this is translated from the coding sequence ATGGCCAGGGACTTCTACGCAGTGCTGGGCATCGGGTCGGCCGCCACCGCGGTGCAGATCCGACGTGCCTACCAGCGGCTGGCGCGACGCTACTCGCCCGACGTGAATCTGTGGGACCGCGAGGCGCAGGCCCTGTTCGAGGAGATCCAGGCGGCCTACCGGGTCCTGGGCGATCCGTCGGCGCGAGTGCTCTACGACCATCAGGGCCGCGCGGCCGATCGTCCGGCCGCGGATTCCGGCCCTCGCCGCGCCGGGCGCCGCCGCGGTGACGATCTCCACACGCCGGTCGAGCTGACCTTCGAGCAGGCCGCGGCGGGTCTCACCGCAGAGCTGGTCGTGGAGCGCCTGTCGGCCTGTCAGGCTTGCGCCGCTCGCGGCACCCAGCCCGGCGCCGAGCCAGTCCGATGCGCGCACTGCGACGGGAACGGCACCGTCTGGACGGAAGGCACGCCGCGGCCGACCGAGTGTCCGGCCTGCGAGGGCGAGGGCGAGCGTGTGACCGCGCCGTGCTCGGCGTGCCGCGGCCGCGGCGTCGCTCCCCTGCGCACCAACCTCCGCGTGGCGATTCCAGCGGGCATGGACACGGGTTCGCAGATCCGCCTGTCCGGCGAGGGCCATGCCGGGCCGTTCGGTGGCCCGCGCGGGGACCTCGTCGTGATCACACGCGTGCACGAGGATCCCGTGTTCACGCGCAAGGGCGACAACCTCCACGCGGAGGTGTCCGTGACGATCGTCGAGGCGATGCTGGGGGCGCGGATCCCGGTCCGGGCGCTGGGCGGGGACGTTGACCTGGTGCTGCCGCCTGGGACGCAGAGCGGCCAGGTCCTCAGGATCCGCGGGCGCGGCATGCCGCGTCTGGCGTCGGAGGGTCGGGGCGATCTCTACGTGACCGTGGCGGTCGAGATACCGCGTGGCCTGGATGCCAGGACGCAGGAGCTCGTGCGCGACCTCGGGCGTCTCTTGCCGGGGCCCGCGACATCCGAGAGAAGGACGGCCCGCGCATGA
- a CDS encoding MerR family transcriptional regulator — translation MTDNKTKPLYMIGVVGEMLKLHPQTLRMYEKKGLIRPSRTEGKTRMYSAEDVEEIARLVRLTRDLGVNLAGVEIILKMRRRMLDMQAQMEELLGYVRDDVAQKPDSPSRGTGEALVRAASRQLSPVEMF, via the coding sequence ATGACCGACAACAAGACGAAGCCGCTCTACATGATCGGGGTGGTGGGCGAGATGCTGAAGCTGCATCCGCAGACGCTCCGGATGTACGAGAAGAAGGGTCTCATCCGCCCGAGCCGGACGGAGGGGAAGACGCGGATGTACTCCGCGGAGGACGTCGAGGAGATCGCGCGCCTGGTCCGGTTGACCCGCGACCTCGGGGTGAATCTGGCCGGCGTCGAGATCATCCTAAAGATGAGGCGTCGGATGCTGGACATGCAGGCTCAGATGGAGGAGCTCCTCGGCTACGTGCGGGACGACGTGGCCCAGAAGCCCGACTCCCCGAGCCGAGGGACCGGCGAGGCGCTCGTACGCGCCGCGTCCCGGCAGCTCTCGCCCGTCGAGATGTTCTGA
- the lon gene encoding endopeptidase La, whose amino-acid sequence MASQIENKEFPGGGLRADGGVTVPEVLSILPLRDTVLFPQAILPLAAGREASVRLIDDAVRNGRLIGVFGQRDPSQEDPQEADLHRVGTLATIHKMAKQPDGTVRVVVQGLARVHIVEMTQRRPFLQARVEQVADVAPAAGDLETEALERNATTLFHQVVELSPFLPDELAGVVHNVMGAGAIADAIAASLPSLKTQLKQELLETESVKVRLARLVAALTKEVEVLELGSKIQSQVESEVGKGQREYYLREQLKAIQKELGESDERGQESADLRAKIEAAGMSEEAKREALRELDRLAKMPPAAAEYTVARTYLEWLIALPWAKQTEDNLDLAKAREILDADHWGLRKVKDRILEYLAVKSMRPAGKDPILCFVGPPGVGKTSLGKSIARALGRKFHRISLGGMRDEAEIRGHRRTYIGALPGQIIQGLRRAESKNPVFMLDEIDKLGMDFRGDPAAALLEVLDPEQNSAFRDHYIDVPFDLSRALFITTANVLDTVPAPLRDRMEIIELAGYTEEEKVHIANQHLIPKQAADHGLTLGGDLRWTDAALCHLARGYTREAGLRSLEREIAAISRKIAKRRVEGARETVEVTPALVSELLGAPRFVPEELEERTRVPGVAVGLAWTPAGGDILFVEATRMKGAKTLSLTGQLGDVMKESVQTALSWVRSHAGELGVRPDFWEHSDIHVHVPAGAIPKDGPSAGVTMVTALVSLLSRRPVKAELAMTGEVTLSGRVLPVGGIKEKVLAARRAGVKTVILPSRNEKNLLEDVPAEARDGMTFHLVESVEQVLPLALEEFPQASAPVLSELVGSSN is encoded by the coding sequence ATGGCGAGCCAGATCGAGAACAAGGAGTTCCCGGGTGGCGGACTGCGCGCCGACGGCGGCGTGACCGTGCCCGAGGTGCTGTCGATTCTGCCGCTTCGAGATACCGTGCTGTTCCCGCAGGCGATACTCCCTCTGGCGGCAGGCCGTGAGGCGTCCGTGCGTCTGATCGACGACGCAGTCCGCAACGGACGCCTCATCGGTGTGTTCGGGCAGCGCGACCCCTCCCAGGAGGACCCGCAGGAGGCGGACCTCCACCGCGTGGGGACGCTCGCGACCATTCACAAGATGGCGAAGCAGCCGGACGGGACTGTCCGGGTGGTGGTGCAGGGGCTCGCGCGCGTCCACATCGTCGAGATGACGCAGCGCCGCCCGTTCCTCCAGGCCCGGGTCGAGCAGGTGGCCGACGTCGCACCAGCCGCCGGCGACCTCGAGACCGAGGCGCTCGAGCGCAATGCCACCACGCTATTCCACCAGGTGGTAGAGCTCTCGCCGTTCCTGCCCGACGAGCTGGCCGGCGTGGTGCACAACGTGATGGGGGCAGGGGCGATCGCGGACGCCATCGCGGCGTCGCTGCCTTCGCTCAAGACCCAGCTCAAGCAGGAGCTGCTCGAGACGGAGTCGGTCAAGGTGCGGCTCGCACGGCTAGTCGCCGCTCTCACCAAGGAAGTGGAAGTGCTCGAGCTCGGCTCCAAGATCCAGTCGCAGGTGGAGTCCGAGGTGGGCAAGGGGCAGCGCGAATACTACCTGCGCGAGCAGCTCAAGGCCATCCAGAAGGAGCTCGGCGAGAGCGACGAGCGGGGCCAGGAGTCCGCCGACCTCCGCGCGAAGATCGAGGCGGCGGGCATGTCGGAGGAGGCCAAGCGCGAGGCCCTGCGCGAGCTAGACCGGCTCGCCAAGATGCCGCCGGCGGCTGCCGAGTACACCGTGGCGCGCACGTACCTGGAGTGGCTCATCGCGCTGCCGTGGGCCAAGCAGACCGAGGACAATCTGGACCTCGCCAAGGCGCGGGAGATCCTCGACGCCGATCACTGGGGCCTACGCAAGGTGAAGGACCGCATTCTCGAGTACCTCGCGGTGAAGAGCATGCGGCCGGCGGGCAAGGACCCGATCCTCTGCTTCGTGGGCCCTCCGGGCGTGGGCAAGACCTCGCTCGGCAAGTCCATCGCGCGGGCGCTCGGGCGGAAGTTCCACCGCATCTCTCTGGGCGGCATGCGGGACGAGGCGGAGATCCGCGGTCACCGGCGCACCTACATCGGCGCCCTGCCCGGCCAGATCATCCAGGGACTCCGCCGAGCGGAGTCGAAGAACCCCGTGTTCATGCTGGACGAGATCGACAAGCTCGGCATGGACTTCCGTGGTGACCCCGCGGCGGCGCTCCTCGAGGTGCTCGACCCCGAGCAGAACTCGGCGTTCCGGGATCACTACATCGACGTGCCGTTCGATCTGTCGCGGGCGCTCTTCATCACGACCGCGAACGTGCTCGACACCGTGCCCGCGCCCCTGCGGGACCGGATGGAGATCATCGAGCTGGCCGGCTACACCGAGGAGGAGAAGGTGCACATCGCGAATCAGCACCTGATCCCCAAGCAGGCGGCCGATCACGGGCTGACCTTGGGTGGGGATCTGCGCTGGACGGATGCGGCGCTCTGCCATCTCGCGCGCGGCTACACGCGCGAGGCCGGGCTCCGCAGCCTCGAACGCGAGATTGCGGCGATTTCCCGGAAGATCGCGAAGCGCCGGGTCGAGGGCGCGCGCGAGACCGTTGAGGTAACGCCGGCCCTGGTGAGCGAGCTGCTCGGAGCGCCGCGCTTCGTGCCGGAGGAGCTCGAGGAGCGGACGCGTGTGCCCGGCGTGGCGGTGGGGCTGGCGTGGACGCCGGCGGGCGGCGACATCCTGTTCGTCGAGGCTACCCGGATGAAGGGGGCGAAGACGCTCTCCCTCACGGGCCAGCTCGGTGACGTCATGAAGGAGTCCGTGCAGACTGCGCTTTCGTGGGTCCGCTCGCACGCGGGGGAGCTCGGGGTGCGTCCAGACTTCTGGGAACATTCCGACATCCACGTGCACGTGCCCGCGGGCGCGATTCCGAAGGACGGCCCGTCCGCCGGCGTGACCATGGTGACGGCACTGGTCTCCCTCCTGAGCCGGCGGCCTGTCAAGGCCGAGCTCGCCATGACCGGCGAGGTCACGCTCTCGGGGCGGGTGCTGCCCGTGGGCGGCATCAAGGAGAAGGTGCTGGCAGCCCGGCGTGCGGGGGTGAAGACCGTGATACTGCCGAGCCGGAACGAGAAGAATCTCCTCGAGGACGTGCCGGCCGAGGCCCGCGACGGCATGACTTTCCACCTGGTGGAGTCGGTGGAGCAGGTGCTCCCGCTGGCCCTGGAGGAGTTCCCCCAGGCCAGCGCGCCTGTCTTGAGCGAGCTCGTCGGATCGAGCAACTGA
- a CDS encoding lytic transglycosylase domain-containing protein, which yields MYKATFAGVLLLAATGAPVEGHAASFRLTDDEGVTHFTNAPTDPRYRSMPGMSGTGAGWLRLPPSVQARFTEEIKAIAARHGVSASLVESLIRVESAFNPSAISPKGAQGLMQLMPQTASSLGVRNAFDPKQNIEGGVRHLRYLIDRYPGNLQLAVAAYNAGEGAVDRYRGIPPYAETQEYVRRVLQLSGGGGGQVIYRIEDSASGTVTYTNVPPTRTFRVR from the coding sequence GTGTACAAGGCCACTTTCGCGGGTGTTCTCTTGCTCGCTGCGACCGGGGCGCCGGTCGAGGGCCACGCCGCGTCCTTTCGCCTGACCGACGACGAGGGCGTGACCCACTTCACCAATGCGCCGACCGACCCTCGCTATCGGTCGATGCCGGGGATGTCGGGCACGGGTGCCGGCTGGCTCCGTCTGCCCCCCAGCGTCCAGGCGCGCTTCACGGAGGAGATCAAGGCCATCGCCGCCCGGCATGGAGTGAGCGCCAGCCTGGTGGAATCACTGATTCGGGTGGAGTCGGCCTTCAATCCGAGCGCGATCTCGCCCAAGGGTGCCCAGGGCCTCATGCAGCTCATGCCCCAGACCGCCTCGTCGCTCGGAGTCCGGAACGCCTTCGACCCCAAGCAGAACATCGAGGGCGGTGTGCGCCACCTGCGCTACCTGATCGACCGATACCCCGGCAACCTTCAGCTGGCCGTTGCCGCCTACAACGCAGGCGAAGGCGCCGTGGATCGCTATCGGGGAATCCCGCCCTATGCGGAGACCCAGGAGTACGTCCGCCGGGTGTTGCAGCTGAGCGGCGGGGGCGGTGGACAGGTGATCTACCGCATCGAGGATTCGGCCTCCGGCACCGTGACGTACACGAACGTGCCGCCGACCCGCACCTTCCGCGTCCGCTGA
- a CDS encoding YifB family Mg chelatase-like AAA ATPase, with translation MRSVGLHGIHAVGVWVEVDVVNGLPSFATVGLPDSSVRESRDRIRAAIKNSGYNFPIERITVGLAPADIRKEGPAFDLPMALGILAAEGPLKPEQVEGFAVVGELSLDGAVCPVRGALPMALQCRRDGVSRLLVPEANAAESAAIAGLKVIPLATLRQTIEYLQGERAIPEAAPSLVAPGELPDGIDFAEVRGQAHAKRALEVAAAGAHNVLMLGPPGAGKTMLSRRLPTILPPPSLEEAIEVSAIWSAAGLLPSGRGLVSARPFRAPHHTVSETALIGGGGRLHPGEVSLAHLGVLFLDEIPEFSRRALESLRQPLEEGEVTITRAAGSAAFPARFQLVAAANPCRRACRSMEQCVCTPAEREHYMGRLSGPLLDRIDLHLELPAVDIADLTGEPSGECSASIRARVMAARARQAARFEGTGIRVNTRIGARLLRRWCALPPDAARLLARAVACLGLSARAYHRIVRVARTIADLEGSEEITAEHVSEAVQYRTLDRRAS, from the coding sequence GTGCGCTCCGTCGGGCTCCACGGCATCCATGCCGTCGGCGTCTGGGTCGAGGTCGACGTGGTGAACGGCCTGCCCAGCTTCGCGACGGTCGGCCTCCCCGACTCGAGCGTGCGCGAGAGCCGCGACCGGATCCGCGCCGCCATCAAGAACTCCGGCTACAACTTTCCCATCGAGCGCATCACGGTGGGCCTGGCGCCCGCGGACATCCGCAAGGAGGGCCCGGCGTTCGACCTGCCGATGGCGCTAGGCATCCTCGCCGCCGAGGGCCCACTGAAGCCCGAGCAGGTCGAGGGCTTCGCGGTGGTAGGCGAGCTCTCCCTGGACGGCGCCGTCTGCCCGGTGCGCGGTGCGCTGCCGATGGCGCTGCAGTGCCGGCGCGACGGCGTCTCGCGCCTCCTCGTGCCCGAGGCCAATGCCGCGGAGAGCGCGGCCATCGCGGGCCTCAAGGTGATCCCCCTGGCCACGCTCCGTCAGACCATCGAGTACCTGCAGGGCGAACGGGCGATCCCCGAGGCTGCGCCATCGCTCGTAGCGCCCGGCGAGCTGCCGGACGGGATCGACTTCGCCGAGGTGCGCGGTCAGGCGCACGCCAAGCGGGCGCTCGAGGTTGCAGCCGCCGGCGCGCACAACGTGCTGATGCTCGGGCCGCCCGGCGCGGGGAAGACCATGCTCTCGCGTCGGTTGCCCACCATCCTGCCGCCACCGTCACTCGAGGAGGCCATCGAAGTGTCCGCGATCTGGAGCGCGGCGGGGCTCCTGCCCTCGGGACGCGGGCTCGTGAGCGCGCGGCCGTTCCGCGCGCCCCACCACACGGTCTCGGAGACGGCGCTGATCGGTGGCGGCGGCCGGCTCCATCCCGGCGAGGTCAGCCTGGCCCACCTCGGCGTGCTCTTCCTCGACGAGATCCCAGAATTCTCGCGGCGGGCGCTCGAGTCCCTGCGCCAGCCTCTGGAAGAGGGCGAAGTCACGATCACGCGCGCTGCCGGCAGCGCCGCGTTCCCCGCTCGCTTCCAGCTCGTCGCGGCCGCCAATCCCTGCCGCCGCGCCTGCCGGTCCATGGAGCAATGCGTGTGCACGCCGGCCGAGCGCGAGCACTACATGGGGCGCCTGTCCGGCCCTCTCCTGGACCGCATCGACCTCCACCTCGAGCTGCCCGCGGTGGACATCGCTGATTTGACTGGGGAGCCATCGGGCGAATGCTCAGCGAGCATCCGCGCGCGGGTGATGGCGGCGCGGGCCCGCCAGGCCGCCCGCTTCGAGGGCACGGGCATCCGGGTGAACACACGGATCGGGGCGCGCCTGCTCCGACGCTGGTGCGCGCTGCCGCCGGATGCCGCGCGCTTGCTGGCGCGCGCCGTCGCCTGCCTCGGGCTCTCAGCCCGCGCCTATCACCGCATCGTGCGCGTGGCGCGTACGATCGCGGATCTCGAGGGCAGCGAGGAGATCACGGCGGAGCACGTGTCGGAGGCGGTGCAGTACCGGACGCTGGATCGGCGGGCGAGCTGA
- a CDS encoding branched-chain amino acid ABC transporter permease, translating to MNRRPDLAYWAGFVIAVGLLFMAPLVLPPFWARFATEILIWGLLAMSSDILIGYTGMVSFGHSAFFGLGMYGAAAALLTTKPPNLWITLLYGLAAAAGVAAFVAFFATRLREIYFSITTLVFSQIFYVIIFTWTEVTGGENGLTFRQPALSFLGLGSLPFTATTLHWFVLAVVTISFLVLRRITQSPFGKVLQSIKENEPRTRAIGYAVERYKIVAVMLSGLFAGLAGVLYALQNKFAAPDFVFFTVSGEVVIFNVMGGMGTLVGPVAGAAFFLLLREGFSRYFTEYYLIPVGIIFTAMMIFMPQGLLGFLKRRLNS from the coding sequence ATGAACCGCCGGCCGGATCTCGCCTACTGGGCCGGCTTCGTGATCGCGGTTGGCCTGCTCTTCATGGCGCCGCTCGTGCTGCCGCCCTTCTGGGCGCGCTTCGCCACCGAGATCCTGATCTGGGGCCTCCTCGCCATGTCGTCCGACATCCTCATCGGCTACACCGGCATGGTGTCCTTCGGCCACTCGGCGTTCTTCGGCCTGGGCATGTACGGCGCGGCGGCGGCGCTCCTCACCACGAAGCCGCCAAATCTCTGGATCACGCTCCTCTACGGCCTGGCCGCGGCAGCGGGCGTCGCCGCCTTCGTGGCCTTCTTCGCCACGCGCTTGCGTGAAATCTACTTCTCGATCACCACGCTGGTGTTCTCCCAGATCTTCTACGTCATCATCTTCACGTGGACCGAAGTGACGGGCGGAGAGAACGGCCTCACCTTCCGGCAGCCCGCGTTGAGCTTCCTCGGCCTGGGCTCCCTGCCCTTCACCGCGACCACGCTGCACTGGTTCGTGCTCGCCGTGGTCACGATCTCGTTCCTCGTGCTCCGGCGCATCACCCAGTCTCCCTTCGGCAAGGTGCTGCAGTCGATCAAGGAGAACGAGCCCCGGACCCGCGCCATCGGCTACGCCGTGGAGCGCTACAAGATCGTGGCGGTGATGCTCTCCGGCCTCTTTGCGGGCCTGGCCGGCGTCCTCTACGCGCTCCAGAACAAGTTCGCCGCGCCCGACTTCGTGTTCTTCACGGTGTCCGGCGAGGTCGTGATCTTCAACGTGATGGGCGGCATGGGGACCCTGGTCGGCCCCGTTGCGGGGGCCGCCTTCTTTCTTCTCCTGCGCGAGGGCTTCTCTCGCTACTTCACGGAGTATTACCTCATCCCCGTGGGCATCATCTTCACCGCGATGATGATCTTCATGCCCCAGGGCCTGCTGGGGTTCCTGAAGCGGCGCCTGAATAGCTGA
- a CDS encoding branched-chain amino acid ABC transporter permease, producing MAIPLDQILIQTVTGLVNGMVLALVASGLTLIFGIMDVVNFAHGDLVMLGAFVGATTVATTGNFWLGLLIAAVTIAVFGALLQVTTLRPLIGRDPLTTILATFGISLVLQKYAIWQWGPSARQIVEPVSGQFPLFYLQYPWYRILTALLSGAIIGALYLFLKYGKYGIWIRATTQDRVMAAAMGIPVPLVHTGVFAIGAAMAAASGVLFGPLGGVTQNMGFDFTLRAFIVVVVGGMGNLGGSILAAIFISLLEAYASLVVSPAQAVIVSFVALILTLLVRPTGLFVPTPK from the coding sequence GTGGCCATTCCCCTCGACCAGATCCTGATCCAGACCGTCACCGGCCTCGTGAACGGCATGGTGCTGGCCCTGGTGGCCTCCGGCCTCACGCTGATCTTCGGGATCATGGACGTCGTAAACTTCGCCCACGGCGACCTCGTGATGCTGGGCGCGTTCGTGGGCGCGACCACGGTGGCGACCACCGGCAACTTCTGGCTGGGCCTGCTCATCGCGGCGGTGACCATCGCGGTGTTCGGCGCGCTGCTCCAGGTGACGACGCTGCGGCCGCTCATCGGGCGCGATCCCCTCACCACGATCCTCGCGACGTTCGGTATCTCGCTCGTGCTTCAGAAATACGCGATCTGGCAGTGGGGGCCGTCGGCGCGCCAGATCGTGGAGCCGGTGTCGGGGCAGTTCCCGCTCTTCTATCTGCAATACCCCTGGTACCGCATCCTGACCGCGCTCCTGTCCGGCGCCATCATCGGGGCGCTCTACCTCTTCCTCAAGTACGGGAAGTACGGCATCTGGATCCGGGCCACGACGCAGGACCGGGTCATGGCGGCGGCGATGGGGATTCCGGTTCCGCTCGTACATACCGGCGTGTTCGCCATCGGCGCCGCGATGGCGGCGGCCAGCGGTGTGCTGTTCGGGCCGCTGGGCGGCGTCACCCAGAACATGGGCTTCGACTTCACCCTACGGGCGTTCATCGTCGTGGTGGTCGGGGGCATGGGCAATCTCGGCGGCTCCATCCTCGCCGCCATCTTCATCAGCCTCCTCGAAGCCTACGCTTCGCTGGTGGTATCGCCCGCCCAGGCGGTGATCGTGTCGTTCGTGGCGCTGATCCTCACGCTCCTCGTGCGTCCGACCGGGCTCTTCGTGCCGACACCCAAATGA
- a CDS encoding ABC transporter ATP-binding protein, with protein sequence MLLRLEDIQTYYGKSHILHGVSLEVQAGEVVGLLGRNGVGKSTTMKTIAGIVRPAAGRVVFEDKDVAGLPPYKLAHMGIAWVPEDRRVFRLLTVLENLRTGLDRPGVTEPRKQALLEKVYAYFPVLAERRAQAAGTLSGGEQQMLAIARAMMLEPKIILLDEPTEGLMPRMVSQIKDIVHRLGGDGVAILLVEQNVPLTLEATTRCYIMEKGAVQHHASSAELRANHAVIRQYLGV encoded by the coding sequence ATGCTGCTCCGTCTCGAGGACATCCAGACCTACTACGGCAAGAGCCACATCCTGCACGGCGTCTCCCTCGAGGTGCAGGCGGGGGAGGTGGTGGGCCTGCTCGGCCGGAACGGCGTGGGCAAGAGCACGACCATGAAGACCATCGCCGGCATCGTGCGTCCCGCCGCCGGCCGCGTGGTCTTCGAGGACAAGGACGTGGCGGGACTGCCGCCCTACAAGCTCGCCCACATGGGGATTGCGTGGGTGCCTGAGGACCGGCGGGTGTTTCGCCTGCTCACGGTGCTGGAGAACCTTCGCACCGGGCTCGACCGGCCGGGCGTCACCGAGCCGCGCAAGCAGGCGCTGCTCGAGAAGGTCTATGCCTACTTCCCCGTGCTCGCCGAGCGGCGCGCCCAGGCGGCGGGCACGCTCTCCGGCGGTGAACAGCAGATGCTGGCGATCGCCCGGGCCATGATGCTCGAGCCCAAGATCATCCTGCTCGACGAGCCCACGGAAGGGCTCATGCCGCGGATGGTCTCGCAGATCAAGGACATCGTGCACCGCCTGGGCGGCGACGGCGTGGCCATCCTCCTCGTCGAGCAGAACGTCCCCCTCACCCTCGAAGCCACCACCCGCTGCTACATCATGGAAAAGGGGGCGGTGCAGCACCATGCATCGTCCGCTGAGCTGCGGGCCAACCACGCCGTGATCCGGCAATACCTGGGGGTGTAG